The proteins below come from a single Rosa rugosa chromosome 2, drRosRugo1.1, whole genome shotgun sequence genomic window:
- the LOC133729240 gene encoding uncharacterized protein LOC133729240 produces the protein MEQEAAESLIQVAGSEGSNPNSSDGSDHPACSEAVTRVKKLLFRRMLVGIKDGRFFLGTFHCIDKQGNIILQDSVEYRSTRRNSPSPMEQRCLGLILIPSSCRVSCHVGCSIEEQMSLLSV, from the coding sequence atggaacaagaagcaGCGGAGTCACTGATTCAGGTGGCGGGCTCAGAAGGGTCGAACCCGAATAGCTCAGACGGGTCGGACCACCCAGCTTGCTCGGAGGCCGTGACCCGCGTCAAGAAGCTTCTTTTCCGGCGAATGCTGGTCGGGATCAAAGACGGCCGCTTTTTCTTGGGCACCTTTCACTGCATTGACAAACAGGGTAACATCATTCTTCAAGACTCTGTGGAGTATCGGAGCACTCGCCGGAATTCGCCTTCTCCGATGGAGCAGCGCTGCCTCGGTCTGATTCTGATCCCTAGCTCTTGTCGTGTCTCTTGCCATGTCGGGTGCTCCATTGAAGAACAAATGAGTCTGCTTTCGGTCTAG